AAAGACATTTGTGTCAAAACTCGTACAGTTACAATAAACTGGTTTCTCTTGACAATCTTTTAGAAAAACGAACCGTTCTGTTTAGTATTGTATAAGTATAAGGCTTTTTTGGAAGCTAAATGCATCACGTTATAAAGTTAAGTTTTTAATTGcatgtttattttgtaaaattaaCATTCACTGCTGAAATTTTACAGTGGAAATTTCAgccccttcgatagctcagttggtagagcggaggactgtagagGTTAACACactgtcatccttaggtcgctggttcgaatccggctcgaaggaggaAATCTTTTTCTGTGGAAACCACTGAACAATATTACttaccttttttttttgaacAACAGAACTTTGtattaatttaaatgtattcGGTCATATGGTTAAATTGCGTggtttttattatattaaatagaGAGTACGGCACAGTGACTACATAACATATCATTTTTCTTCCTACACAACACACGACCGAAGGCGTCAGCTTTCACCAAAAGCATTGAAACACTGCTCTCTAGTGGTACTTTGCCGTAACAAGATTTATAAACAGATACTGGCCGTTTCTTAATACGaagctgcagcctgcggaggttGCATTTGTAGGGTGCATACTAAATATTTCAGATCTTTTTTCAGAAGAATATTAAGAATAATAAAGTTGACTGTTATTCTCAGTTAATCTTAAATTGTtataatatgcttatgacttgcgaaagTAATGCTCAAAACCTGGCTTGATGACGTATTCAACCTGCATATGCgcgacctccggaggacgcaACCTTCCGTTTGAGAAAGGGCTAATTTAGATTTAGCTAATTTTAGATTTAAATCGTAGCTTTTATTTGATTACCTATAACTGTCGTAATTCTGTCGTGTtttttaaacatcattttgtaTGTGCATGTAATGCATCGTCGGGGGATTAGCTCAGatggtagagcgctcgcttagcatgcgagaggtagcgggatcgatgcccgCATCCTCCATCCTTTTCAATGCCAATAAACAGTAACTCAAATATATGTCAGAATTATAACTTcgaaatgtaaaaacaaaaaaatgtaaacgcaattttattacaaaattaaaagaaagaaTATGCATTGGTACGACGCATTGCATTGTCTGACCATCAACAAATAGTTCAATATTTGGCTATTAAATTGTTAATGTAAAGTCAATGCGAAAAttgtgtttgttgtttgttttgtttagctTTTTATAATTGTTTAACAAATTTCCGGTTTACCATGTCCTTGGAATCTAACCAGCCAATCCCCCTGCTCTAACGTTATGGCTAACCCAATCAGAAGGGAGAGCGATTCCTCTGCAGGCCAATCAGCATACTGTGTACTGTTGCTGTTGGTCTGGCAGCTGATGAGGGGTTTGTTTTGGGTTTAAAGAGTCGCCTAGTGATCGCAGAAGAGAAGAAATAAAAACAGGTATTTCCTTAAAACGCCGCGATGACAGATGTGTCCCTGCTTATATTCGCGTCTTTTCCTCATGCCGTTCGCACCCGATATGTTTTGTTTGAAATCATTGCTGATTTTGATATTAAATGGCTGAAATCAAGCTAGCGAATGCTAACCTTACTAGCAGCTGCAAGAGGTTGATCGCTGAAATTCAGTCTTAAATGCATATTTATGATTTGTCGAGAAGATGAACATGAGCGAGGTTTGCTACACATGTTTGAACTCGGAATGTCACGTACACATATACCATGGTACAGTCAGTGAAGATATCAGATAATAATACCATGGTGTGACTACATGCATATACTTTTGTAACAAAATAATACTGTGAGGATCTTCAAAGAGCTGTTATATTAATGTCATGCCAATAGCATGATAATAGTTATTCAAATAAACTGCtatttttattagtaatacaaAGGTACTTGGATGTTTTGTgtaagatgatgatgatgatgatgtcatcCTGACTTTAATTTCTTTCTGACCCActtctgtgtgtgcgtgcatgtgtctGTGTCCTGTATCAGTTTTCTTACTCTCTCCAGGGTTATAAGAGGCTGTGATGTTGTGTATGTGATGAAGATGTCCAGCACTGAATAAACTCTCAGCCTGATCCAGTCATGGAGTTCCGTTTTGGGAATGTGGTGTTCAGCTCCAGCTTTGATTCTGGGAATCTGGCCCGTGTGGAGAGAGTGGATCATTCAGAGACGGATGGCGAGAGCAGCAGACAGGCCAATGCTTCAGTGCAGACAAAGCCTGACTATGAGTTCAACGTATGGACCAAACCGGACTGTGCGGATACAGAGTTTGAAAACGGCAATCGGTACAAACAATTAGCAGATTATATTAATATCTACATGGTATGATGTAATTGTTGTACATCTGAGAaactttctgtgtgtgtgtgtgtgtgtgtgtgtgtgtgtgtgtgtgtgtgtgtgtttgtgcaggtCATGGTTTTACTTCAGTGTGCGAGGTTTGTTGCCGGGGAAACTGCTGAAGATTAATGTGATGAATATGAATAAGCAGAGTAAACTGTACGCTCAGGGGATGACACCGCTCGTCCGCTCAATGCCTGTTAAACCACGTTGGGAGAGGATTCGAGACAGACCCACGTTTGAGGTATAACAACACCCCACTAATCGGTCTTTTCTCCATTTTAAATCTAATGCATGGGTTACTTTCTGTTGTCTTCTGATATAAACAATATCTAGCTATTTCTGGTTTGTCTAAAAATAACCTATTTATTACACTATAAATAACTTCTGATTATATATaactgtctgtgtgtttgtttttagatGTCAGACAGTCAGTTCATCTTGTCTTTTGTTCATCGTCTACTGGACGTTCGAGGGATCACCACATATTTCGCCTTCTGTTACCCGTTCTCATACACAGAGTGTCAGGATATGATGCTTCAGCTAGACCAGAAGTTTCTGAGCAGCACACAAACACTTGGACCctgcaggtacacacacacgcacgcacgcacgcacgcacacacacacacacacacacacacacacacacacacacacacacacacacttggaccctgcaggtacacacacacacacacacttggaCCCTGcaggtacacacaaacacacacactgggACCctgcaggtacacacacacacacacacacacacacacacacacacacacacacacacacacacacttggaCCCTGcaggtacacacaaacacacacactgggACCCTGcaggtacacacaaacacacacattggGACCCTgcaggtacacacacaaacactgggACCCTCCAggtacacacaaaaacacacacactgggACCCTACaggtacacacaaacacgcacactgGGACTCTGCAggtacacagacacacacacacacacacacacttggaCCCTGcaggtacacacaaacacacacactgggACCCTCCAggtacatacacaaacacacacactgggACGCTGCaggtacacacaaacacgcacactgGGACTTTGCAGGTACActtacacaaacaaacacactggGACCCTCCAGGTAcccacacaaacacgcacattGGGACCCTGcaggtacacacaaacacacaaactggGACCCTGcaggtacacacaaacacacacactgggACCCTTcaggtacacacacaaacacgcacattGGGACCCTGcaggtacacacaaacacacacactgggACCCTGcaggtacacacaaacacacacactgggACCCTTcaggtacacacacaaacacgcacattGGGACCCTGcaggtacacacaaacacacacactgggACCCTGCatgtacacacaaacaaacaaactgggACCCtccaggtacacacacaaacacgcacactaGGACAATGcaggtacacacaaacacacactgggACCCTGCAGATACACACAAACACGTACACTGGGACCCTGcaggtacacacaaacacacacactgggACCCTCCtggtacacacacaaacacgcacattGGGACCCTGcaggtacacacaaacacacacactgggACCCtccaggtacacacacaaacacgcacactgGAACCATGCAGGTAcactcacacaaacacgcacactgGGGACTCTGCAggttcacacacaaacacacacactgggACCCTGCAGgtacacacaaacatgcacactGGGACCCTGcaggtacacacaaacacacacagggaCCCTGCAtcttcacaaacacacacacacacacacacacacacacaaatacagcGGGACTCTGCAGGTGCAcaaatgcacaaacacacacacaaacacacacacactgggaCCCTGCAagtacacacacgcacaaatacacaaacacacacactgggTCCCTGCaggtatacacacacacacacacacacacacacattgggACTCTGCAAGTACACACGCAcaaatgcacaaacacacacaaacaaacacacacaaacaagacatgcgcacacacaaacaaatacacacaaacacacacaaacacacacacttagaCTTTGCAGATACACACAGacctcattctctctctctctctctctctctctctctctctctctctctctctctctctctctctctctctctctctctctctctctctctctctctctctctctctctctctctcgctatCTCTGTATGTAGTCCAGTAGACAGTATTTACTACCACAGAGAGATCTTGTGTTATTCTCTGGATGGAAACAGAGTTGATCTCATCACGGTGTCGTCCTGTCATGGCCTGATGGAGGAGAGAGAACCGCGGTTGGACAGACTGTTCCCGGACCTCAGCACCCCACGACCTCACCGCTTTACCGGCAAACGGGTAACATACTctttctaaactttaaccaatcAGCAGCTTTGATGGACTTTCCAGCGGTTACATTTACAATTAGAGATGATTCAAGAGGAGAGACTGCACTGATTCATTATATATAAAGAGATTATAAATCAGATGGTGCCGGCAGATATTTTGAAAGCACATTAAAGGTCTGATCTGTTATTTGTCCGTCTGCAGGTGTTTGTTCTGAGCAGTAGGGTTCATCCGGGCGAGACGCCATCCAGTTTTGTTTTCAATGGTTTCCTGAACTTTATCACGAGTCAGGATGACCCGCGTGCACAGACGCTTCGCAGAATGTTCGTCTTCAAACTCATCCCCATGCTGAACCCCGACGGGGTCATCAGGGGTCACTACAGGTCAGAGGTCACattaaatatttgagtttgattcaaGTCATCATCAGtgcttgtttgtattttttccttataaaataaagtcatcagcttttattaaaatatttcagaCAAGGGaacttttcatttaattttttcatCTGCTGTTTAATGATTTGTGTGTTTATAGGACGGACTCACGAGGGGTGAATCTAAACAGACAGTATGTAAATCCCAGTCCAGATCTGCACCCCTCCATTTATGGTGCCAAAGCTCTCCTGCTCTACCACCACATACACAATCGCCTAGGCAACTGCACACCCCCCGCCCTCAAAACGTCTAACCAATCGAACACCACCCCTCCTCTGACCACGCCCACTGAACTAGAACACTGTCTGAACTTCCGCAATGAGTCGGTTCGAGGAGAGGGGCCGAGGCTGGACCTGTCAGAGATCCCCATGCAGTTGGAGGAGAGCTGGGAGAAGGGCGGAGTCAAAAGGGAGGTGGGGTCTTGCGATGAGAACGAATCAATGATGAACAGAGGTGAAGCACCTCCATTGTTAAACCCTGCACCTTCTGAACAGATCCCACCCCAGGACAGCGGAGTGGCCTATTACATAGACCTGCACGGGCACGCCTCCAAAAGAGGATGCTTCATGTACGGCAACAACCTGTCGGATGAGAATGAGCAGGTGTGTGTGATGATACACCATTTTTATGTGACATCACAGCACTCACAACAGATTTTACActtaaaatcaaattaaaagcaacaatgccgaattgaatttgtttactgtatatgtttcatttttttcacCACAGGTGGAGAACATGTTGTATCCAAAGCTCATCTCTCTCAACTGTGCTCATTTTGACTTCCTGGGCTGTAATTTCTCAGAGAAGAACATGTACACTAGAGACAAACGCGACGGCCAATCAAAAGAGGGCAGTGGACGAGTGGCCATTCACAAAACCATCGGCCTGGTCCACAGGTACTTCCCTGACACGCTTTTATACCGCAGTAATAAATCAAAGTGTGGTGTATTCAAATCTTTGTGTGTTTCTCATGTTTAGCTACACGCTGGAGTGCAATTATAACACGGGCCGCTCGGTCAACACCATCCCACCCGCCTGTCACGACAACGGGCGAGCCACGCCCCCTCCGCCACCAACTTTTCCTCCGAAATACACACCTGAGGTGTACGAACAGGTATGTCTCCACATGTGTCCACAACAACACTTCCTGTATGAAGCGATTGACACGCTCATGCGCCCGTCTTGTATGCGTGATGCAGGTCGGGCGAGCAGTCGCGATAGCAGCGCTGGATATGGCGCAGTGTAACCCGTGGCCGCGGTTGGTTTTGTCTGAGCACAGCAGTCTGATGAACCTGCGGGCATCCATCCTAAAACACGTGAGGAACAGCAAGGGCCTCGCCGCCAACCGCAAAAACAGCAACACCAAGACCGCCAGTCCACCTAAACCAGCGTACGTGAACCTGCTGTCTCTTTCTGATTTGTGTTCAGAATGAGCGTGAaataatttctttgtttttgtgtAAAGTTTGAGCAGTTCGGCTTCAGAAAACTCCTTGAATCGCTCGCGCTGTAACGCAGTGGGAAACAGACAGCCGTCTCCACAGCTCAAGAGCTCGCCGAGCTTCACGTTCGGCTGCAGCGGCCCCAGCACGCAGAGGACCCCTCACAGGACCTTAGGGCCCGTCAAAGGTAAGACTACAAAGACTCGGTAAATGACTAATAGTGCAGATGTTTAATTAAATTGGTCATTGATTGTGAGGTTATCAGATAGTTGTGTCGTGTTTGTGCTCTGCTGTAGAGTGTAAAACTCAAGAAAAGAAACGTCCACATCACCAGAACCAGCGGCTTTCCCTCTGCCAGCCGCCTCCTACTCGCCTCCCTCTCTCACCTtcatcctcttcctcctccCCGTCCTCCTCTTCCTCAGAAGGTGTGGTCAGAGTCCCGGGTCCGTGCTCCATTAGTGTGTCAGGTGTGTACTCTTTACAGCCGCCCAGTCTGGCTCAGATTCTGCCGTCCGGCTCCAGTCTGCTGTCCAAACTCAGCCCTCTGTCCCCCTCTGCAGGCTTAACTCAATGACAGCAGGACGACCCCAGGGCCCTCGCCTGAGTAAAGGGTCCCACATTCTGTGTGTGTCTTTGAGAGCTTTGaagatgttttattttatgttagaTTTTTACACCCGAAGCGGTTGAATCTTTTTCGATGTAGCACCTGTGAAGATTATTTAATACATTACAAATTAAGAGATATTATTTATTAGGATTAAATCTTTATGACTGAGGCCTAACATGTCAATATGAGTTTAAAGTGCACAATTATGATTCATATGAAAACATCTCcaggtttttattttaactcCAAATCAATCAAATTTACTATTATACTTacaataaagaaaatgaagacctattattaaatgttttacattattAATTCCACTCACATATACATGCACTGGTATTAAAGGAAAACGAcgccgtttttcaatattttactatgttcttatctcAATTCAGGCAACTTAagacatacctatcttttttcaatgcttgcacttaatctttgtacagcgcattgtgaatgtgttagcatttggtctaaccccattcatttcttaggatccaaacagggatgaatttataagccactaaacacttccatgttttccctatttaaagactgttacatgagtagttaaacgagtaagtatggtggcataaAATGTGGCAATTTTTAAACGAATAAAAATTAGAacccgaggtcaaagtgctgcaaactaagtacTCTTCCgcaatacaatatagttctcattttttattggcttaaaaaaatcggcatgttttatttatacttacttgtgtaactcatgtaacagtctttaaatagagaaaacatgaaagtgtttggtggcttctaaattcatccctgtttggatcctaaggaaagaatggggctaggctaaatgctaacacattcatgatgcgctgtacaaagattaagtgcacgcattcaaaaaagataggtatgtcttaaaggaatagtctacccttttgccatattaaactatgttattacctcaacctagacaaattaatgcatacctatcttttttcaatgcgtgcactgtacagcgtgttgtgaatgtattagcatttagcctagccccattcattcctatggtaccaaacagggaagccaccaaacacttccgtgttttccctatttaaagactgttacatgaggagttataccagtaagtatggtgccacaaaataaaacttttttttggtaccataggaatgaatggggctaggctaaatgctaacacattcacaacacgttgtacagtgcatgcattgaaaaagatagatatgtattaatttgtctaggttgaggtaataacatagtttaatatggcaaaagggtagactattcctttaattaatctaagttgaggtaagaacatagtaaaatattgaaaaacggtgttgttttcctttaaaatagggctgttttttattataagtATCGTATATCGTTTAAGGTCAAATTGCACTTTTATTGTTTATAagtaaatgtatttacagaGTGAGACAATGAATGTATGGGTAACATTAGCAAGACAGACAAGACTgtagcatgtgtgtgtgtgtgtgtgtgcgtgcgtgcgtgtggagagaaagagagaagaaTGTATCATCCACATAGTCCTGCTAATAATATCCCATAATTCCTTCAGCACATGTCAGAAGTTCAGATAAAAAGCACATGACAGCTGAAGAAGCTTTTCAGAATACATACAGCCATTAACTATTTAAATCTCAGATAAAACATAAGTAGTTTAAATTCAGT
The Paramisgurnus dabryanus chromosome 1, PD_genome_1.1, whole genome shotgun sequence genome window above contains:
- the agbl5 gene encoding cytosolic carboxypeptidase-like protein 5 isoform X2, with amino-acid sequence MEFRFGNVVFSSSFDSGNLARVERVDHSETDGESSRQANASVQTKPDYEFNVWTKPDCADTEFENGNRSWFYFSVRGLLPGKLLKINVMNMNKQSKLYAQGMTPLVRSMPVKPRWERIRDRPTFEMSDSQFILSFVHRLLDVRGITTYFAFCYPFSYTECQDMMLQLDQKFLSSTQTLGPCSPVDSIYYHREILCYSLDGNRVDLITVSSCHGLMEEREPRLDRLFPDLSTPRPHRFTGKRVFVLSSRVHPGETPSSFVFNGFLNFITSQDDPRAQTLRRMFVFKLIPMLNPDGVIRGHYRTDSRGVNLNRQYVNPSPDLHPSIYGAKALLLYHHIHNRLGNCTPPALKTSNQSNTTPPLTTPTELEHCLNFRNESVRGEGPRLDLSEIPMQLEESWEKGGVKREIPPQDSGVAYYIDLHGHASKRGCFMYGNNLSDENEQVENMLYPKLISLNCAHFDFLGCNFSEKNMYTRDKRDGQSKEGSGRVAIHKTIGLVHSYTLECNYNTGRSVNTIPPACHDNGRATPPPPPTFPPKYTPEVYEQVGRAVAIAALDMAQCNPWPRLVLSEHSSLMNLRASILKHVRNSKGLAANRKNSNTKTASPPKPALSSSASENSLNRSRCNAVGNRQPSPQLKSSPSFTFGCSGPSTQRTPHRTLGPVKECKTQEKKRPHHQNQRLSLCQPPPTRLPLSPSSSSSSPSSSSSEGVVRVPGPCSISVSGNSFHETRPLDQSKDFPLRGGRGIRTGRSGPTQSQMFPQRKPITAQEQHQESLDLMRTSIEYSRCELKPRPSRIPVRSAVPPLPGGLETPALKVWKLIKPGIKKHWPGVSGKDGSSLRLTTKVLLKSKDQRSVDLT
- the agbl5 gene encoding cytosolic carboxypeptidase-like protein 5 isoform X1, with translation MEFRFGNVVFSSSFDSGNLARVERVDHSETDGESSRQANASVQTKPDYEFNVWTKPDCADTEFENGNRSWFYFSVRGLLPGKLLKINVMNMNKQSKLYAQGMTPLVRSMPVKPRWERIRDRPTFEMSDSQFILSFVHRLLDVRGITTYFAFCYPFSYTECQDMMLQLDQKFLSSTQTLGPCSPVDSIYYHREILCYSLDGNRVDLITVSSCHGLMEEREPRLDRLFPDLSTPRPHRFTGKRVFVLSSRVHPGETPSSFVFNGFLNFITSQDDPRAQTLRRMFVFKLIPMLNPDGVIRGHYRTDSRGVNLNRQYVNPSPDLHPSIYGAKALLLYHHIHNRLGNCTPPALKTSNQSNTTPPLTTPTELEHCLNFRNESVRGEGPRLDLSEIPMQLEESWEKGGVKREVGSCDENESMMNRGEAPPLLNPAPSEQIPPQDSGVAYYIDLHGHASKRGCFMYGNNLSDENEQVENMLYPKLISLNCAHFDFLGCNFSEKNMYTRDKRDGQSKEGSGRVAIHKTIGLVHSYTLECNYNTGRSVNTIPPACHDNGRATPPPPPTFPPKYTPEVYEQVGRAVAIAALDMAQCNPWPRLVLSEHSSLMNLRASILKHVRNSKGLAANRKNSNTKTASPPKPALSSSASENSLNRSRCNAVGNRQPSPQLKSSPSFTFGCSGPSTQRTPHRTLGPVKECKTQEKKRPHHQNQRLSLCQPPPTRLPLSPSSSSSSPSSSSSEGVVRVPGPCSISVSGNSFHETRPLDQSKDFPLRGGRGIRTGRSGPTQSQMFPQRKPITAQEQHQESLDLMRTSIEYSRCELKPRPSRIPVRSAVPPLPGGLETPALKVWKLIKPGIKKHWPGVSGKDGSSLRLTTKVLLKSKDQRSVDLT
- the agbl5 gene encoding cytosolic carboxypeptidase-like protein 5 isoform X3 — translated: MEFRFGNVVFSSSFDSGNLARVERVDHSETDGESSRQANASVQTKPDYEFNVWTKPDCADTEFENGNRSWFYFSVRGLLPGKLLKINVMNMNKQSKLYAQGMTPLVRSMPVKPRWERIRDRPTFEMSDSQFILSFVHRLLDVRGITTYFAFCYPFSYTECQDMMLQLDQKFLSSTQTLGPCSPVDSIYYHREILCYSLDGNRVDLITVSSCHGLMEEREPRLDRLFPDLSTPRPHRFTGKRVFVLSSRVHPGETPSSFVFNGFLNFITSQDDPRAQTLRRMFVFKLIPMLNPDGVIRGHYRTDSRGVNLNRQYVNPSPDLHPSIYGAKALLLYHHIHNRLGNCTPPALKTSNQSNTTPPLTTPTELEHCLNFRNESVRGEGPRLDLSEIPMQLEESWEKGGVKREVGSCDENESMMNRGEAPPLLNPAPSEQIPPQDSGVAYYIDLHGHASKRGCFMYGNNLSDENEQVENMLYPKLISLNCAHFDFLGCNFSEKNMYTRDKRDGQSKEGSGRVAIHKTIGLVHSYTLECNYNTGRSVNTIPPACHDNGRATPPPPPTFPPKYTPEVYEQVGRAVAIAALDMAQCNPWPRLVLSEHSSLMNLRASILKHVRNSKGLAANRKNSNTKTASPPKPALSSSASENSLNRSRCNAVGNRQPSPQLKSSPSFTFGCSGPSTQRTPHRTLGPVKGNSFHETRPLDQSKDFPLRGGRGIRTGRSGPTQSQMFPQRKPITAQEQHQESLDLMRTSIEYSRCELKPRPSRIPVRSAVPPLPGGLETPALKVWKLIKPGIKKHWPGVSGKDGSSLRLTTKVLLKSKDQRSVDLT